In Nitrobacteraceae bacterium AZCC 1564, the following proteins share a genomic window:
- a CDS encoding carbamoyltransferase (product_source=KO:K00612; cog=COG2192; ko=KO:K00612; pfam=PF02543,PF16861; superfamily=53067) produces MRNTSRAGRFTPLHPRLAAAGFSAALPLAERFFRHKGIHRPNSHFAAERARDLVARLARGETAYLVGIGLGGFHNTGVALVEVSPAGGLRIICNNEEERFSGRKHTNAYPRTSLKVMTDIMKGLGIGPERIVACLATYDYALLVASGFRSVLEEFPTSLHLPFQSYASAFDGDQLKEGFKAPARLGQLFGLNCRVPIIGMPHHDNHAWFSYLASPFASERHKTMIVVVDGSGDFASTTLYLGENGAVRQIRSNASLFDSLGMFYAIISSTQGGWTALSSEGRYMGAAAYGDMDRSTNTFYRQLQNIFDLRADGDVYLNRSLANWPRRMFRQPYTEDLCQILGPPIAPEEMWNPDAVLRVEDIHHRPNTQERLDKAAATQMVFEDGLIHIIDGLIRMTGSDRLVLTGGAALNAAANMRVLEHFDGGYYGRVVKQSTRLHLWTPPVPNDAGVTVGAAYAFAAAAGVGLEPSLGPSLGSSLGPSLQHAFYCGRAPRMSDILAALNGAADVTWTDVGDASHRSGIEAIADLMAFITARDGIIAIFRGPAETGPRALGHRSILANPCNPRTRELLNARVKYREAIRPLAPMATLSAAKALFDLSEGASDDDYNAYNYMVLTARAKPHARVQIPAVIHVDGTARLQIVREHTDAVTHAYLKALGRRIGVEVAVNTSFNVGGPIAQTPIQALETLRRAKGMDGVFMFSEEGQVIAAWTRETATRAAARIPEWLVVWQSETNAAVG; encoded by the coding sequence GTGCGGAATACAAGTCGAGCCGGGCGCTTCACGCCACTCCACCCGCGGCTTGCAGCAGCGGGGTTCAGCGCCGCCCTACCGCTTGCTGAGCGGTTCTTCCGGCATAAAGGCATTCATCGTCCGAATAGCCATTTCGCTGCCGAGCGGGCGCGGGACTTGGTCGCAAGACTGGCGCGCGGCGAAACGGCCTATCTCGTTGGCATAGGTCTCGGCGGATTCCACAACACGGGAGTTGCGCTCGTCGAGGTGAGCCCTGCTGGCGGTCTCCGGATCATCTGCAACAATGAGGAAGAGCGCTTCTCGGGCCGAAAGCATACCAACGCCTATCCTCGCACATCGCTCAAAGTGATGACTGACATCATGAAGGGTTTGGGCATTGGCCCCGAGCGGATCGTCGCTTGCCTCGCGACCTACGATTACGCTCTGCTTGTCGCCTCGGGGTTTCGGTCCGTTCTGGAGGAGTTTCCCACAAGCCTGCACCTGCCGTTCCAGAGTTACGCTTCGGCCTTCGACGGCGACCAATTGAAGGAGGGATTCAAAGCCCCGGCCCGGTTGGGTCAGCTTTTCGGCCTCAATTGCCGCGTGCCAATCATTGGCATGCCGCACCACGACAATCACGCATGGTTCTCGTATTTGGCCTCGCCTTTCGCCAGCGAGCGGCACAAGACGATGATCGTCGTTGTCGATGGTTCGGGCGACTTCGCCTCGACGACGCTCTATCTCGGCGAGAACGGCGCGGTTCGGCAAATCCGGAGCAACGCCAGCTTATTTGACTCGCTCGGAATGTTTTACGCCATCATCAGCTCGACGCAGGGCGGCTGGACCGCGCTCAGCAGCGAAGGCCGATACATGGGCGCCGCAGCCTATGGCGACATGGATCGTTCGACCAACACGTTCTATCGGCAGCTGCAAAACATCTTTGATCTTCGGGCGGACGGCGATGTGTATCTCAATCGGTCGCTCGCGAATTGGCCTAGGCGCATGTTTCGTCAGCCCTATACCGAGGATCTCTGCCAGATCCTGGGCCCGCCCATCGCGCCTGAGGAGATGTGGAATCCCGATGCCGTCCTGCGTGTCGAAGACATCCATCACCGGCCGAATACGCAGGAAAGACTCGACAAGGCGGCGGCCACCCAGATGGTTTTCGAGGATGGTCTCATCCACATCATTGATGGTCTGATCCGCATGACGGGCAGCGACCGGCTGGTGCTGACCGGCGGCGCGGCGCTCAACGCAGCTGCGAACATGCGCGTGCTGGAGCATTTCGACGGCGGCTACTACGGCCGCGTCGTCAAGCAATCGACGCGACTTCATTTGTGGACGCCGCCTGTGCCGAACGACGCCGGGGTCACGGTAGGAGCAGCTTACGCATTCGCCGCCGCCGCCGGGGTGGGTCTTGAGCCATCTCTTGGGCCGTCGCTTGGATCGTCCCTTGGGCCGTCGCTGCAGCACGCGTTCTATTGCGGTCGCGCGCCCCGCATGTCCGATATCCTCGCAGCTCTCAACGGTGCCGCCGATGTGACCTGGACTGACGTCGGCGATGCGTCGCACCGATCCGGGATAGAGGCCATCGCCGACCTTATGGCGTTCATCACCGCGAGAGACGGGATTATTGCGATCTTCCGGGGACCGGCAGAGACGGGGCCGCGAGCGCTGGGTCACAGATCGATCTTGGCCAACCCTTGCAACCCGCGCACGCGCGAACTGCTTAACGCGCGCGTCAAATATCGCGAAGCGATCCGGCCGCTCGCGCCTATGGCGACGCTGTCGGCGGCAAAGGCTTTGTTCGACTTGTCCGAGGGCGCCTCGGACGATGACTACAATGCCTATAACTACATGGTCCTGACCGCGAGAGCCAAGCCTCATGCGCGCGTCCAAATTCCCGCCGTCATTCACGTCGATGGAACGGCGCGGCTGCAGATCGTGCGCGAGCATACCGATGCCGTCACGCACGCCTATTTGAAGGCGCTTGGAAGGCGGATCGGCGTCGAGGTTGCCGTGAACACATCCTTCAACGTCGGCGGACCGATCGCGCAAACCCCCATCCAGGCGCTGGAGACTCTGCGCCGCGCGAAGGGCATGGACGGTGTATTCATGTTCTCAGAGGAAGGGCAGGTTATCGCAGCCTGGACCAGGGAAACGGCAACCCGTGCGGCGGCGCGGATCCCTGAATGGCTCGTGGTGTGGCAAAGCGAAACGAACGCCGCGGTCGGGTGA
- a CDS encoding hypothetical protein (product_source=Hypo-rule applied; cath_funfam=3.30.300.30; superfamily=46689), translated as MRHVTNRTWMPAQIEELRQLVEAGASPVKAAARLKRSILSVQIKAKDLGYPFADKRVVKRRRLMREAEVRRKMGLQ; from the coding sequence ATGAGACACGTGACAAACCGGACGTGGATGCCGGCGCAGATCGAAGAACTGAGACAACTGGTTGAGGCTGGCGCATCTCCCGTTAAGGCCGCCGCGCGCCTGAAGCGGTCCATACTGTCGGTGCAGATCAAAGCCAAGGACTTGGGCTACCCGTTCGCGGACAAGCGCGTGGTGAAGCGGCGGCGGTTGATGCGCGAAGCCGAAGTGCGGAGAAAAATGGGGCTGCAGTAA
- a CDS encoding hypothetical protein (product_source=Hypo-rule applied; transmembrane_helix_parts=Outside_1_4,TMhelix_5_27,Inside_28_48), whose amino-acid sequence MNDHFLLMGGILAILLVALQAIASLNASREMNPAATESISLNSNGPRN is encoded by the coding sequence ATGAACGACCACTTTCTTTTAATGGGTGGGATTTTGGCCATCCTGCTTGTGGCGCTGCAGGCCATCGCCTCGCTCAACGCTTCAAGAGAGATGAACCCGGCCGCGACCGAAAGTATTTCTCTGAATTCAAATGGGCCGCGGAATTGA
- a CDS encoding nucleotide-binding universal stress UspA family protein (product_source=COG0589; cath_funfam=3.40.50.620; cog=COG0589; pfam=PF00582; superfamily=52402), producing the protein MYANILLSTDGSEVARKGVEHGMALAKALNAKVTVITVTEQLLTGYGGGHGAWIPPQEMVDSYDAAQKERAGKVLDDIRTMAEQAGISADVVHVSNALHPAAVIIDAAKSRGCDLIVMASHGHRGLKKLLLGSQTSEVLADGSVPVLVVR; encoded by the coding sequence ATGTACGCCAATATTCTCTTGAGCACGGATGGATCGGAAGTCGCGAGAAAAGGCGTTGAGCATGGGATGGCTTTGGCAAAGGCCTTGAATGCGAAAGTGACCGTCATCACCGTGACGGAGCAGCTGCTGACCGGCTACGGGGGCGGGCACGGCGCATGGATTCCCCCGCAGGAAATGGTTGATAGCTATGACGCGGCCCAGAAGGAGCGTGCGGGAAAAGTGCTCGATGACATTCGAACCATGGCGGAGCAGGCCGGGATATCTGCAGACGTCGTGCATGTCTCGAACGCGCTCCACCCAGCCGCTGTGATTATCGACGCGGCAAAGTCCAGAGGCTGCGACTTGATCGTCATGGCCTCTCATGGCCATCGCGGCCTCAAGAAGCTGCTGCTTGGGAGCCAGACATCGGAGGTTCTGGCCGACGGAAGCGTGCCGGTGTTGGTCGTGCGTTGA
- a CDS encoding hypothetical protein (product_source=Hypo-rule applied; cleavage_site_network=SignalP-noTM; transmembrane_helix_parts=Outside_1_3,TMhelix_4_26,Inside_27_61), giving the protein MKIPAVFLSLSLALIFLTGPSLAGTYEQCERIASKRYQGTDATAYRAKERFIKSCMMAQKK; this is encoded by the coding sequence GTGAAAATACCTGCAGTATTTTTATCATTGTCTCTCGCGTTGATTTTCCTGACTGGTCCATCGCTGGCGGGAACCTACGAGCAGTGTGAACGCATCGCTTCAAAGCGTTATCAGGGCACCGATGCAACCGCCTACAGAGCGAAAGAGCGATTCATTAAGAGCTGTATGATGGCCCAAAAGAAATAA
- a CDS encoding glucose/arabinose dehydrogenase (product_source=COG2133; cath_funfam=2.120.10.30; cleavage_site_network=SignalP-noTM; cog=COG2133; pfam=PF07995; superfamily=50952) — translation MTLNASIGRRLLCAGTIAATFAAWPAVAQQPAPQPAAPAAAAPTGPAAAPPWAQGRPEAATGVPLSPIAPPPIPTAADKLPTEKLKAPKGFKIELYAAGVGNARTLRQGDKGTVFVGSRLLDKVYAIVDRGEKREVKPIYSGPYRPNGLAFKDGVLYIAELSRISKVEKIEDNLDNPPKPVIIYDDLPKDEGHGWKFLTIGPDDKLYFQVGAPCNICMPSPAHAQIRRINLDGSGAEVVARGIRQIVGMDFSPTTKQLYFTENSRDWLSEDIPEDKLNRLTQPGKDNFGYPYCHQGNITDQEFGWGRSCDEFTKPIALLGPHTAALGMRFYTGEMFPSEYRNAIFIARHGSWNRTKKSGGDIVVAKLSEDGAVKSIEPFITGFIENNNYVGRPVDVEFIKDGSMLISDDFNGAVYRVTYSSTVAR, via the coding sequence ATGACCTTAAACGCTTCGATCGGGCGCAGACTGCTGTGCGCCGGAACCATTGCCGCGACCTTCGCGGCTTGGCCTGCAGTTGCGCAACAGCCAGCGCCTCAACCCGCCGCCCCCGCGGCAGCCGCCCCAACTGGACCTGCCGCCGCTCCGCCCTGGGCTCAAGGGCGGCCTGAAGCGGCGACTGGGGTCCCGCTTTCGCCAATCGCACCGCCGCCAATTCCGACCGCCGCCGACAAGCTGCCGACCGAGAAGCTGAAGGCGCCGAAGGGCTTCAAGATCGAACTCTATGCGGCGGGCGTAGGCAATGCGCGCACGCTGCGGCAGGGGGACAAGGGCACGGTGTTCGTCGGCAGCCGCTTGCTCGACAAGGTCTATGCCATCGTCGACAGGGGCGAAAAGCGCGAGGTCAAGCCGATCTACTCGGGGCCGTATCGGCCAAACGGCCTCGCCTTCAAGGACGGCGTACTGTACATCGCGGAGCTCTCCAGAATTTCGAAGGTCGAAAAGATCGAGGACAACCTCGACAACCCGCCAAAGCCGGTCATCATCTACGACGACCTGCCGAAAGATGAGGGCCATGGCTGGAAGTTCCTCACCATCGGGCCGGACGACAAGCTCTATTTCCAGGTTGGCGCGCCGTGCAACATCTGTATGCCCTCTCCTGCCCATGCACAAATCCGCCGCATCAACCTCGACGGCAGCGGCGCGGAAGTCGTGGCGCGGGGCATCCGCCAGATCGTCGGAATGGACTTCAGTCCGACCACCAAGCAGCTCTATTTCACGGAAAACAGTCGCGACTGGCTGTCGGAAGACATCCCTGAAGACAAGCTCAATCGGCTCACCCAGCCCGGCAAGGACAACTTCGGCTACCCCTATTGCCACCAGGGCAACATTACGGATCAGGAATTCGGGTGGGGTCGCTCGTGCGACGAGTTCACCAAGCCGATCGCATTGCTGGGCCCGCATACGGCCGCGCTTGGGATGCGGTTCTACACCGGGGAGATGTTTCCGTCTGAGTATCGCAACGCGATCTTCATCGCGCGCCACGGCTCCTGGAATCGAACCAAGAAGAGCGGCGGGGATATTGTTGTGGCAAAACTCAGCGAAGACGGTGCAGTGAAGTCGATCGAGCCGTTCATCACTGGCTTCATCGAGAACAACAACTATGTTGGGCGCCCGGTCGACGTGGAGTTCATCAAAGACGGGTCGATGCTGATTTCCGATGACTTCAACGGCGCAGTCTATCGGGTCACTTACAGCAGCACCGTCGCACGTTGA
- a CDS encoding hypothetical protein (product_source=Hypo-rule applied) has protein sequence MWRAARTSARRASNVIVNPQWCASRLARCGWQGTQPAGHRGDTDFAPGVRRHAERSDILFRAFRRIYCSPIFLRTSASRINRRRFTTRLSANG, from the coding sequence ATGTGGCGCGCAGCCCGAACAAGCGCCCGGCGCGCCTCAAACGTGATCGTCAATCCACAATGGTGCGCGAGCCGGCTGGCCAGGTGCGGTTGGCAGGGCACGCAACCAGCCGGCCACAGGGGTGACACCGACTTTGCTCCGGGAGTCAGGCGTCACGCCGAGAGAAGCGACATCTTGTTTCGCGCGTTCCGCCGGATTTACTGCAGCCCCATTTTTCTCCGCACTTCGGCTTCGCGCATCAACCGCCGCCGCTTCACCACGCGCTTGTCCGCGAACGGGTAG
- a CDS encoding hypothetical protein (product_source=Hypo-rule applied) gives MQREKPNDDPRQRTDKETFKQTDTPWKQPVEKEQDPGELSPEDLERWQRTNTN, from the coding sequence ATGCAGCGAGAGAAGCCAAACGACGACCCGCGGCAGCGGACCGACAAGGAGACCTTCAAGCAAACCGACACCCCCTGGAAGCAGCCGGTCGAGAAGGAGCAGGATCCGGGTGAACTCTCACCCGAAGACCTCGAGCGCTGGCAACGCACCAATACGAATTAG
- a CDS encoding hypothetical protein (product_source=Hypo-rule applied), which produces MRFHQLGRPMMLRWRKGSTSFALSDYDAGIAASLAREWTHAARLLGQHGGEETVCRRARLIQDLMQNGRPDDQRRRHCDRLGPHSA; this is translated from the coding sequence TTGCGATTCCATCAGCTCGGCCGGCCAATGATGCTGCGCTGGCGCAAGGGATCAACTTCATTCGCGCTATCGGACTATGACGCTGGAATCGCGGCATCCCTTGCGCGCGAATGGACCCACGCAGCGCGTTTGCTCGGCCAGCATGGCGGCGAAGAAACCGTGTGCCGCCGCGCGCGGCTGATCCAGGATCTGATGCAAAACGGCAGGCCGGATGACCAGCGCCGCCGCCACTGCGATCGGCTCGGCCCACACAGCGCCTAA